In Ruminiclostridium papyrosolvens DSM 2782, the following proteins share a genomic window:
- a CDS encoding ABC transporter substrate-binding protein yields the protein MNKRLLPLILAFVLIIVGVAGCKKKELSPKIPSQGTASKTSKSSLAKSTAINIFVNNPEYVDAINEYLKEYKKNKPNLKVNLKTVQSDYSQMLKTKIKSGEMPDVFTTAAGSEIKEYAKYSYDLTGQPLAKAMTDEARMNMSYKGKVYGFPVKENVYGLVYNKDLFDKNKIPVPKTLVELEAAAQKLKSVGIQPFSTGYKEVWVFRHVFMHFMDASMPDDVEGLAKNLTSGKDKFETYPLINDNFFRFIDLTVKYGDIKPLETDLSAELTDFAMGKAAMIIGQGSWAEADILKINPKMKLGITGYPVDDKTSNAFIVAGTEQATRIYKDSPVLSEVLDLYNWLFTSDYGKKWFSKIAKVMPPINGADVTKIQIAKEFETYKKDNKVGDMYINYVKDDFHQKFGEIIQGYIAKTYTKEQAVKEIEGTFKKTGKEK from the coding sequence ATGAATAAGAGATTATTGCCTTTAATATTGGCTTTTGTTCTGATTATAGTTGGGGTAGCAGGCTGTAAAAAGAAGGAACTGTCACCTAAGATTCCTTCACAAGGTACTGCCTCAAAAACATCAAAGTCATCTTTGGCGAAATCAACAGCTATCAACATTTTTGTTAATAATCCAGAATATGTTGATGCAATTAATGAGTACCTTAAAGAATATAAAAAGAACAAACCAAACTTAAAAGTAAACTTAAAAACGGTTCAGTCGGATTATTCTCAAATGCTTAAAACTAAGATTAAGTCAGGTGAAATGCCTGATGTGTTTACAACTGCTGCAGGCAGTGAAATTAAGGAATATGCAAAATACTCCTATGACCTGACAGGTCAACCCCTTGCAAAAGCTATGACAGATGAGGCAAGAATGAATATGTCCTATAAAGGAAAGGTTTATGGCTTTCCTGTCAAGGAAAATGTGTACGGCTTGGTATACAACAAGGATTTATTTGATAAGAACAAAATACCTGTACCCAAAACATTAGTGGAGCTTGAAGCTGCCGCTCAGAAGCTGAAATCTGTGGGTATACAGCCTTTTTCAACCGGATATAAGGAGGTGTGGGTATTCAGGCATGTTTTCATGCATTTTATGGATGCTTCGATGCCTGATGATGTTGAAGGGCTTGCAAAGAATTTAACTTCGGGAAAAGATAAATTCGAAACATATCCCCTTATCAATGATAACTTCTTTAGATTTATTGATTTAACGGTTAAGTATGGAGACATAAAACCTCTTGAAACAGACCTTTCGGCAGAGTTGACTGATTTTGCCATGGGTAAGGCAGCTATGATTATAGGACAGGGTTCATGGGCTGAAGCTGACATTTTGAAGATAAATCCAAAAATGAAGCTTGGAATTACAGGGTACCCCGTAGATGATAAAACCTCAAATGCATTTATTGTGGCAGGAACTGAGCAAGCTACCCGAATATATAAGGATTCACCCGTATTGTCAGAGGTTTTGGATTTGTATAACTGGCTTTTTACTTCTGACTACGGCAAAAAGTGGTTTTCTAAAATTGCAAAGGTAATGCCACCCATAAACGGTGCAGATGTGACAAAAATACAGATTGCAAAGGAGTTTGAGACTTATAAGAAGGACAATAAGGTGGGAGATATGTATATTAACTATGTAAAAGACGATTTTCATCAGAAGTTTGGAGAGATAATACAGGGGTATATTGCCAAAACATATACAAAGGAACAGGCAGTTAAGGAAATCGAAGGCACTTTTAAGAAAACAGGCAAAGAAAAATAG